In the Natrinema sp. CBA1119 genome, GGCCATTGCCCGAACCCAATACGGGTTTCCTCTTTGGTAGTCCGCCCATTACTCATCGGTTGGCGATCGTAACGACTCCCAACCGATTCCACGGCCACGCCGTCGCTCGGTAGGCCCTTGATACCCGTCCCCTCGAGCGCCGACGTTCGAGCCGCCGCCCCGATTCGATGCCAGTCGTCGCCCGAATCGCCTTGCAGAGATCGATCTCGAGGAACGCGGAGAACTCGAACGACGATGCCGCTTTCGTGCGTAGTAAAGGGGAACCACGTCTCACTCCAGACCGACCATCCGGCGTGCGGTGGCGCGCGCTGGCTTGCGGTTCGCCGACGGCGAACCGCAGGACGATGCCGTGCGAGGGATGAGCGACCGACTGAAAGGAGGAAGCGAATCGGCTGGGGAGGGCGTGGCTATTCCCTGTTGCCACAATAGCAGGACGCTCCGTCCACCACAATCCCATCGCTGGTCCATTCAGTTAACTCACACCGATCGCACAGCCGTCGTGCAATGCGGTGTGAACTGTGCACCGACTTCCAGCAGGGCGACCGACGCTCGAGAACCGTCTCTGCCGAATAGATTACGACGATTCCGACGTGACCCACTCTCGAGTCTCACCGTCGCCATCGATGTCGACCTGCGTCCCGACATCGTCGAACGTGACGCCGCCGTAGGCGACGCTGCTACCGGGCCCCGAGTAGATGCCGTCGGTACCGCAATCCGCCGCTCGAGCCGTCGTGAGCGTCACGTCGACGTTCTCACGGAAACGGAACCCTTGGTCGTTCGGCCCCTTCGCCGTTATCCCGCTCATCTTCAGATCGTCCATATCGTCGAAGATGATCGCGTTCGTGAACGGGCCGTCGACGACGACGTTCGAGATCGCAGCGCCGTCGAATCCGGCGGCGTACAGCCCCGACCCGGCGGCCAGGTCGCTGCCGTCGGTCCTGATCGTGGTATTACTGATCGTCAGCTCTCGTCGCCCGCTCTCGACGTGTCCCAGCGTGATCCCCCTCGCGTTGTCGATACACGAGACGTCGTCGATCGTCAGATCCGCGACCGCCTCGTCGGAGTCGGCCCTGATCGCCGTATACTCGCAGCCGGTGATATAGCCGTCCATGATCGTGATCGACTCGTTGCTGCCGTGGTGGAGGTGAACGCCGTGCTCTGGGCCGTTTTCCGGAGCGATCTCGAAGTTTTTGAGGGTGCAGTTCCGGGTCGGGGTGTCGTCGTCCTCGACGAGCGTATACTCGCTCCCGTCCCACACGCCGTTCCAGGACGCCCCGGAGTACTGCGCGTCGAACTGCACCGGCGCGTCCGACCCGCTCTCGCCGCCTCGAGTCGCCCAGTAGCCGTCCACGACGACGTTTTTCGACGAGACGACGTCGATATGATGATTGTAGGTGTGGTCGCCGTAGATATTCTCCAACCGGACGTTCGCCGCGTGCGCGGGCATGATCCCGGTCGTCTTCGGCGTGTCCACTCGGACGTTGCACACCCCCCAGTTCGACGCGCCGTCGTATTCGGTCGCGTCGTAGCCCCTGTTGGAGAGGAGCGCCCGCCCCTCCTCACCGTCGGGCCGCGTCCCCTCGAGGACGGTCGAGCGACCCGCACCCATGACGATCGTATCGTCGCCCACCAGCGGCGTCCGCTCGAGCAGATATCGACCCGGCGGGAAGTAGACGATCCCCCCGCCGGCCTTGTCGACCGTCTTCAGGAGGTCGTGGACGGCCGCTCCGACCTCGGTTTCGCCGTCGCCCTCGATTCCGTGAGCCTCGACGTTCCACACGGGGGTCTCCGCGGTCCGCGCGTGGACCGCGCGTGTCGCTTCGAAGTGACTCGTTCCCGGAACCGGTTGCTCGGCGCTCCCTCGCCCGCCGAAATACTGCCAGTCCTCGCTCGAGGCGTCCCAGCGCCAGGTGATCCCCTGATCGGTCGCGTGAAACAGTTCGTCGTCGTACTCGCCCGCCACGGGACGCTCGGCGATCGGCCCGTGGACGATCGCGTGCTCGTCGACCGCCTCGACCGTGTCGGTGTGGTCCCACTCCTCGCCCTCGTCGAACGTTCCCAGCCCGAGCCGCGGTGTGTCATCGGCCACGCTTATTCGCCTCCGTACCCCCGTCCGTACGCCGTTCCGTAGCCGGATATCGCGGCCTCGCTGTTGGTACACCCGGCAAAGGTAACGCACGCGCCCGACACCGCGAGGAGGACGTCCCGTCGCTGCAGCGCTGAACCGTTCATATCGTCTGACTCTCTCGATATCATATAAAAATGGTCATGTAATAGGTGAATCGGCCGTGCCCGGACTCGCAGCGCGACGCCGGCCCGAGATCGGCTCGACCCGTCGGTCACCGCTCGCGTGTCCCGATCGCCGGACAGTCTCGAGATCCTGACGCGCTACTTATCGCCTCGAGTGGCCTACGGAACAGGGTGAGAGCAGGAAAAGACGGTGAAAAGGTAGTTGCCACCTGTACGTCGTGCGGTTCCGTATTCGCCGCACAAATCGTCTCCGACGGCTCAGTTCTGCCAATCGGACGGCCACAAGGGTGCCAGTGCGGATCGGACGAATTCGAACCGGCAACGAGTTCTCGCGACCGGGATTTTGAGGGAATTTCGGACTGACTTGTCTCGCTCAAGGATCTGGTAGAGGAGGGAAAACTCTAAGCGGAGAAGTGTGCACTCACCGCGAGCGAATCGACGACCGACCCGTTGAGGAGGGAGGAGTACTTTTAATCAACATTTTGCCGAGCGACCGAACGCCAGCGAGGGAGCGCAGAGCAAAATGTTGGTGTGCCTACGTACCTTTTTCCGCCTCGGGTTCGCTCGCGGTGCTCGCTCACCTCTCGTCTGCTCACGGGTGCGTAGCGCTCGTTCGCATGGCCCGCGAGACCGGAGGTCCCGCGCTGGCGCAAAAATCTACGCTAAAAAGGCCGCCTCCACGAGCTTCGCCCGTTCCGGCGGTGAACCGCTCGCTTCGCTCGCGGATGCTGGCAACGGTAAGTCCTTCGCCTTCAATTAGTCCGACCGCGTTGCCGCGGGTATCGTAAACGAGAACGTCGCTCCATCTTCCGAGTCGGACGTGATCCAGATCTCACCGTCGTGCCGTTCGATGATACGTTTACAAAGCGTGAGCCCGATCCCCGTCCCGGCGTGCTCCTCGTAGCTATGGAGACGCTGGAACATCTCGAAAACTTGGTCTGCGTCCGCCGAGTCGATGCCGATTCCCTCGTCACTGACCGAAATGATCCACTCGTCCCCATCGAGCGTTGCGGAAATCGTCACTTGTGCTGCCTGCTCGCCGCTATACTGGATCGCATTGTCCAGCAGATTCTGAAATACGTGGCGAAGCTGACTGGCGTCGCCCGTGACGGTCGGCAACGATTCGCTGGTAATCTCGGCGTCGGCGTTCTCGATCCGCATGTCGAGATCCATCAGTACGTCGTCCAGCACCGTCTCGAGATCGACCGAATCGGTGGGGTCATCTTGTGTCTCGGCTCGTGAGTATTTGAGCAGTCCCTCGATCATCTCGCGCATCCGCTCGGCACCGTCGACGGCGAACTCGATAAACTCGCCTGCGTCCTCGTCAAGTTCGTCCCCATACTGACTCTCGAGTAGTTGGAGATAGCTCGTGACCATCCGTAACGGTTCCCGAAGGTCGTGGGAAACCGCGTAGGCGAACTGCTTGAAGTGTTCGTTTGACGTCTCAAGCCGTTGCTGGTACTCGTGGCGCTCGGTGATATCGAAATGTGCGATGGCGACGTATCTCTGATCACCGTCGGTGAACGATGCTGCCTGCATGAGGAACCAGCGTTCCTCATTCGGAGAGTGACACGGATATTCGAATTCGAACTGTTCTCGGTCGCCCGCGAGGAGTTCGGATAACCCAACGGCGGCAGTCTGCCCGGTTTCCGTCTCCGCTTGGTTGGTAATCTCGAGATAATTGGTTCCGATCAGATCCGGCTGACAATCGATACCATTCGATTTGCCGAATTCCTGCCATGCGTGGTTCGTATGCAGTATTGTGCCGTCGTCATCGAGGATAGCAAAATTGATCGGGAGCGTATCAAGTGCTGCTGGAACGAGCGCTTCACGCTCCCGTGAGGTCATGACTGCACCATCTCGCTGGAGTTATCTTCGACACGGACGGTTCCGTTTGTGTCTGCAGGATTCTTTTGGGGAGTACTGTCTGACATGGTGAGTCGCTCGAGTGTCGGTTCTGTACTGCGCCTGTAGTCGTTCCACGACCATTCTGCCCCGGGATTTCCCCTCTCTGCGGGGTGACGTACGGGACAAAATATCTCCATCTAAACAGACGGTGCTGCATGCGTATAAGAGATGCATTCACCCGTATCATCAAACAAATCGGTCACAATCCGTTTCCACAGCGGAGGGGAATCCCCCCTCGCACTGGTCGAACACCTCTGCAACTAGGTGAGTAGCGAACCGAAAACGACAGCGAGAACGCGCTGTGCAGGCAACCACAATAGAACGGTAATCTGGGGTGAAGTCAGAAGAACACTTCTTGAAAATCGCAGTGTAGCTCGAGGACGACCCGAATAAATACGGACACGTAACCGGAAAGCCATGCCGAACGACAGAGCGAATATGCCGCTCTAACGGTCATGTGGTTATCGAAAGAAAGGCCACCTTGGTGCGATTACCGAACGCGCGGAGCGGGTATGGACTCGTCGGGATTTGAACCCGAGGCCTCTTCCTTGCGAAGGAAGCGATCTACCACTGATCTACGAGCCCTCGACCGTTCATACCCTCGGTTTCTATTTGAGGCTTGTGTTTCGGAGACGGAACGGCACACGGCACCACGGTGCAGTTCCGACTGGCGGTGTCGTGAGTCCCGGACTCATTGCCACGAAGAACCCACTCGGATCCAGCCGATAGCATCACTGCACTCGAGCCGATTTGTCTCCGCTCGAGCACGCAGTCCCACGTGGAGTCCGCCGACCGCACGCTCAAACGGCGAGCACGCGAGCGCGTCCGGCGACCGCCCCGACCAGGAACCCCGCGAAGTGAGCGATCAACGCCACGCCGGGCGAGGCGGTGGCGAGGGTGACCGCGATCGCGAGGCCGACGACGACGAGGATCGACAGCCACTGCGGGACGTCGACGAACGAGGCCAGCCCGCTCGAGAGCCGATTCGACGCGACGAGATAGCCCAGCAGGGCGAAGACGGCCCCGCTGGCGCCGAGGACGCCCACCGTCGGCGCGATGGGAACGAAGGGCACCGCCGCGAGCACCCCCGTGAGAACGATCTGGGCCACGCCCGCGATCGCGCCCGTTATCGCGAAGAAGGCGTGAAAGCGGGTCCGCGTCGTCGCTCGGGCGACCGGCCAGCCGAAGACGACCAGTGCAAGGGTGTTCGAGAGCAGATGGCCGATCCCGCTGTGTGCGTAGACGCTCGTGACGACTGTCCACGGGTTCGTCGACAGCGGCGGCGCGAGGACGAACAACGCGCCCATCACGCCCGCGAACGCAGTGAGTCCCTGGACGACGAAGACGACGGCGAAAACGACGAGCACCTCGAGGATCGGACTCCCCGATTCAGTCTGCGTGCCGTCGCTCCCGTCGGAATCGGGCCGCAGATAGGTGTTTGACTGTGACCGCGAGCGCTGCGCCATACGAGTGACTGCCACGGCGACCGACAAAAGTCCCGCCGCTTTCCGAAACGGTGGGGGCGCAAATAGCGCGTGGATCCCGAGGAGACTCGCCGCTTCGGGCCGCGAAGCTACAGTAGTCACTGCAAGTCATTGCACACCCGATCGCACGACAGCTGTGCGATCAGTGTGTAAATCGTTACAGTCGGTACTCTCTCACTGGGGAGCTACTCGAGGGCGACAAAAACAGTATATAACTCGTGTATAAGTCGGAGCCGAAACCGACCTCAGTCTTCGAGGACGATCTCGATCGAGACGTCGTTTGGCACCTGAATGCGCATGAGCTGACGGAGTGCGCGTTCGTCGGCGTCCAGATCGATCAGGCGCTTGTGGACGCGCATCTCCCAGTGCTCCCACGTCGCAGTGCCCTCGCCGTCGGGCGACTTCCGGGTCGGCACCTCGAGGGTCTTCGTCGGCAGCGGGATCGGACCGCTCAGGTTGACGCCGGTGTTGTTCGCGATCTCGCGGACATCGTCGCAGATGTCGTCTAGGTCGTCTGGACTCGTGCCCGCGAGTCGAACGCGTGCTTGCTGCATTTATTCTTTCTCGTGAACTTCGAGGACCTTTCCGGCGGCGATGGTCTGACCCATGTCGCGGATGGCGAAGCTCCCGAGTTCGGGGATCTCGCTGGACGGCTCGATGCTGAGGGGCTTTTGCGGTCGGATGGTGACCACGGCAGCGTCACCCGACTGGATGAAGTCGGGGTTCTCCTCGGCGACCTCGCCGCTTGCGGGGTCCATCTTCTTGTCGATGGACTCGATCGTACAGGCGACCTGGGCCGTGTGTGCGTGGAAGACCGGGGTGTAGCCGGCCGTGATCACGGACGGGTGCTGCATGACGACGACCTGCGCCTGGAACGTCTCGGCGACGCTCGGTGGGTCGTCGGCTGGGCCACAGACGTCACCGCGGCGGATGTCGTCCTTGCCGATACCGCGGACGTTGAATCCGACGTTGTCACCGGGCTCTGCTTTGGGCACCTCTTCGTGGTGCATCTCGATCGTCTTGACCTCGCCGCCCACGTCGCTGGGCTGGAAGGAGACGTTGTCGCCGGTGTTCAGGAGACCGGTCTCGATACGTCCGACGGGGACGGTACCGATACCGGAGATGGTGTAGACGTCCTGAATCGGGAGTCGAAGCGGCGCGTCCGTCGGTGGCTCCGGCTCCGGCAGGCTGTTGAGGGCCTCGAGCAGTATCTCGCCGTCGTACCACGGCGTGTTGTCGGACTCCTCGGCGATGTTGTCGCCCTCGAACGCCGAAATCGGGATGAACGAGGCGTCGTCGGTGTTGAACTGGACCTGCTTGAGCAGCTGTTCGACTTCCTCGACGACGTCGTCGTACGTCGACTCCTTGTAGTCGACGATGTCCATCTTGTTGATGCCGACGATGAGCTCGTCGATACCGAGGGTTCGAGCCAGGAAGACGTGCTCCTGGGTCTGGGGCGCGACACCGTCGTCAGCGGCGACGACGAGGACGGCGTTGTCCGCCTGGGATGCGCCCGTGATCATGTTCTTCACGAAGTCGCGGTGGCCAGGACAGTCGACGATGGTGAAGTCGTACTCGTCGGTCGAGAACTCCTGGTGGGCGATGTCGATGGTGACACCACGCTCTCGCTCTTCTGCGAGGTTGTCCATGACGTAGGCGAACTCGAAGCCGCCTTTGCCCTTCTCTTCTGCTTCTTCGCGGTGCTGTTCGATGACGTGCTCGGGTACGCTCCCCGTCTCGTAGAGGAGTCGTCCCACGAGCGTACTCTTCCCGTGGTCAACGTGACCGATGATGGCCAGGTTCTGGTGTTGGTCGCTCATTGTTGTAGCTCACGCGCTGAGGCGCTTATATCGGTCTCTTTGGCTCGTTGCGGTTAAAACCATTTCGAAAGCGTATTCAGCCGATCCCGCCGCCGTCTTGCGGTTTGGCTAGCATTCACACGCCACGGAACGTTCGGCAGCGGAGGGCGAGGTGGAAAACAGACCGTGAGAACGGCGATTTCCGCTCGAGCGAGCGCCGAATTCCCGGCGCGCGATTCCGGTGGCCTGCCGAGATGGATCCGTTTGCAGTTGTTACTATAGTAGCCACTGCAAGTCATTGCACGCCTGATCGACCGACAGCTGTCCGATCAGTGTGTGAATCGTTTCAGTGGCCACTAGAGAACAGAGCAGAACGGACCGCGGCTACAGCGGCGGCAGTCGACCGATATCCGAGAGGACCGCTGTGGCCGTCTCCGGGCCGCCGGCACCGCGGCCGCTCGAGTGGAGCGATCCCGCGTTCCGGGTCTCGATCTGGACGATGTTGCGCGTGCCGGTCACGGCCAGCGCGCCGTTTTCGGGGACGAGTCGCGGACCGACGCGGATACCGTCGCGCGTGGCCTCCCCGATGAGTCGAATCGTGCGGCCGTCCTCGGCCGCGAGGTCGAGCGCGCTGCCCGGAATCGACTGAATCCCTTCGACCGTCGCGTCCTCGAGTGCGAAGCCACCGTCGGCCAGCACGTTCGCGAGGATGACGAACTTGAGGGCGGCGTCGGTACCGTCCACGTCGAAGGTGGGATCAGCCTCGGCGACGCCCAGGTCCTGGGCCTCGGCGAGAACGTGCTCGTAGTCGAGCCCCTCGGCGGCCATCCGGGTGAGAATGAAGTTCGCGGTGCCGTTGAGGACGCCCCGAACCGCGGTGACGGCCTGTGGCGTACAGTCCTCGATCGTCGAGAGCACGGGAATCGCGCCGCCGACGGTCGCCTCGAATCGGATCGAGCCCGCACTCTCGGCCTCGAGCGCGCGGAGCTCTTCGTAGCGCTCGGCGACCGGCCCCTTGTTTGCCAGTACGACGTGGCGGTCGGCCTCGAGCGCCCGCTGGACGTGCGAGAAACCGGGTTCGGCGTCGCCGAGTGTCGTCGGCGTCGCTTCGACCAGCACGTCGTAGCCCGTGTCGAAGACGTCCTCGGGATCGGCGGTTCCGACGGGTTCGCCGCCGACTTTGTGCTCGAGGGCGTCCTGGACGGCGATGCCGTCCGGATCGACTGCGGCGCTGGTGGAGTCGGCGAGTGCGACGACATCGTGGCCGTATTCGGCGGCGAGATCGGCCACGGAGCGACCGACGTCACCGGCGCCGAGAATCGCGAGATCCATCAGGCCTCACCTCCGACGAGGGGTTCGACGACGGTCAAATCCTTGTCGGTACCGATCGAGCGGATGGCTGCGATCACCGCTGTGGACCGCCCGGAGTTGACTGCGAGCCGGGCTCGAGCGCTCGCGACGGCTTCGGTCCCGTCGGGCGCGGCCAGCGAGAGGTCCTGTACGACAGCGTTGGCCTCGTCCTCGATTCGCGAGAGCGTGTTCGAGAGATCGGTTTCTACAAGGTGGCCGATCAGGATGACGTTGATCTCCTCGCCGTAGTGCTCTTCGCCGGCCTGGATGACGTTGACGCCGGCGTCGCGCAGCGCCTCGACGATCCCGTCGAACCGGTCGGGCGGACACTCGATGTCGACCTCAACGGGGATGTGCCCTCGAGGCGTGATGTTGCCGCGTTCGTGGTGGATGCTCAACAGATTGCCGCCGTTGTCGGCGATCGGCGCGAGCGCGCGGAGCAACTCGCCGGGTTCGTCGACGAGCTCGAGTCGGACGGTATAGGCGCGGACGCCGCCGTCCGTCTCGGCGTCGGGTTTGTCGTCGTCGGGTTCGGATGCGTCACCCATCGACGGCACCTCCTGCCTGTGGGCGTCTACTCGTCGTCATAGTATCTGATGTCCGTACGGGGCGCGTAAAAGGATATAGGATTTCCCAAACGAGCCGTCCCTGTCAACGACGGCCACACGCCCACGAGCTGTCGAGCCGATCCTCGCTCGACAACTCTCAAAGGTGATCTTTTCCCGGATTCGACGATCCCCAGTCGCCGCGGCCGCCCTCGGTCCGGTCGACGCCCATGATCGACTCGGGCTGGTCGGGGCCGCCGAGGCTGTCGCGCGCGTCGGGCACCCGGATCGTCACGTCGCTGATCTCGGGCCACGTGATGAGTTCGGCCTCGATGTTGCCCGTCGTCACGTCGCTGACCGAACAGCCCTTGCAGCCGCCGCCGAGTTCGATGACGACCTCACCGGTCTCGGGATCGGCGGCGCGGACCGCGCTGGTCCCGCCGTGCATCTGGATGATCGGCATCTCGCGGGCCAGCCACTTCTCGACGCGTTCCCGCAGCGACGGCTCGTCCTCGGAGTCAGTCATGAGACGTGCTAGGATCTCGAATGGTGAATAAGTTCGGTCGCGCGGCCGAAATCCGGCGAATTAATCCTGAACGTTTCCGCGCCGGCGCAGCCACTCGAGTGCGACCGCGCCACCGGCGAGGCCGGCGACGCCGGTGAAGCCGGGGATCGGATCGTTCCCGTCCGCCCCGCCGACCGGGGCGGGCTCGGTCGGGAACGTGTAGAGCGCCCCCTCGAGCGACGTATTCGGGATCCCTTCGGTACTGCTCGCGATGAACGTCTCGCCGGGCTCGAGGACGCGGGCCGTCCAGAACCCGGTTTCCTCGGTATTCCGCCACTCGGCGAGCAGTTCGGGTGCGGCGGGATCGGACACGTCGTGGATCTTCACGCCGGCTCGGTACCACGACGAGTAGAGCCGACCGTCGCGAAGCTCGAAGTTGTGCGAGGTCGTCCACATGCCGCCGGGTTTAGATTCGTCATCCGCCCGCGGGGCGTCGATCGACCCCCGATGGACGGGTGCAGCGGAATCACTCACGTCGTAGAGGTCGATTCCACCCGGTCGATCCGGCTCCGCGCCACCGGTCGCCCAGGCCTCCCTGCCGACCGCCATGAGATCGCCGCCGTCGTTCACCGCAGCGTAATGGTCGTTCCCGGGCAGTCCGTAGACGGCATCCCGCCAGTCGTCGATCGCGCGCTCCGCCTCGAGCGTGGTGTCCCGGACGTGGGAGATGGACGCCGGCTCGGTCGGCTCGCTGACGTCGAGCAGATAGGTGCCGGCGTTCCAACAGGGGAGGTAAGCGATCCCATCCTGCACGTACACGTCGTGGATGTAGCGGGCGAGCCAGTGGACGTCGCGCCAGCCGGGTTCGTGATCCAGCAGCGACCAGGCACCGATCTGCGAAATATCGTCGCCGCCGACATCGAAAATCACGAGCCGGTTCCTTTCTTCACCGTTCTCGACGACGTACAGCGATTCGTCCTCGAGATAACAGTTGTGGACGTGGTAGCCGGTCCGATGTTCACCGACCGGCTCGGGGTTTTCGGGATCACTGACGTCGTAACAGCGGAACCCGGCGACGCTGGATCTCTGGTTGGCCGGCCCCGCGACGACCAGCAGGTCACCGTCGACCGAGACGTCGAGGATCTCGGTCATCGTCTCGCCCTCGAGTTGGATGTCACGGTCCACCGCGAGGAGCGTTGGCTCGGCGGGATCGCTCACGTCCACGGTCGCGAACCCGAACGTGGCAGAGACGTAGGCGGTCTCTCCGTCGTCCCCGACGACGGCTTCCGCTGCACCGGTGATGGGGAGTCGGCCGAGGGGCTCGATCGTCGCTTGCCCTCGAACGGTCCCGACAACTCCCGGGATGGATAGGCTAAGACCGGCAACGCCGCTCGTTTGCAGCACCGCTCGCCGCTTCATGGATAGAGCAGCATCGTACAGCTACATAGAAGTGGCCACTCGAGCGCGCGAGCAGAAACAGATGCGTACGTGAGTCCAGAAAGCAGCCATCCGCGAGCGGCTCAGCGGCGCAGCCGTCGCCGGTCGCCGGTCCCTTCGGTCATGGCGCTGGCGAGCGCCCCTTCGACGACGACGTCGTCGCCGAGTTCGGTGAGGCGGATCTCGGGGACGTTCGTCATCACCATCTCCGCGACGCGCTCGCGAATCGGGTCGACGACGAGTTCCTCGTTGTGCAACGCGACCGCGCCGCCGACGGAGACGACGATCGGCGCGAACGCGTGGACCACGTTGGTCACGCCGATCGCGTTCCAGTGGGCGAGCTGTTCGATGACGTAATCGGCCAGCTCGTCCTCGCCGGCGAGATCGAAGACGTCCTTCGCCGTGAAATCCGGCCCCTCGAGCGGGAGGTCGGTCGAGATCGTCGGATCGTCGTCGGCGAGCAGTCGGGCGTAGTCGGGGATGGCGTTGCCGGAGCAGTAGGCCTCCCAGTGACCGTCGTGGCCGCACCCACAGGTCAGCCGACCGCGGGGATCGACGACGTAGTGGCCGACCTCGCCGGCGTTGCCGTCCCAGCCGCTCGTGATCCGGCCGTCGGAGCAGACGCCGGCACCGATCCCAGAGGAGATGGTGATGTAGACCATGTCGTCCGGGTTGCTGGCGGCGTGAAACCGCTCGCCGATGACGCCCGCGGTGGTGTCGTTGTGGAGGTAGACGTCGTCGCTGTCGATCAGCTTCGCGATCGGTCCCGTCAGCGGAATTCGATCGATCGAGTCCGGCAAGTTGGCCGGATCGATCACTGTTCCCTCCGCGAGATCGAACGGACCGATCGAGCCGATCCCGGCGGCGGCGATCCGCTTGGGATCGACATCGGCCTCGCCACAGGCGTCGCGAAGCGTTCGAAGAACACCCTCCGTCACGTCGATGCCCGTCGGCCCGCGCGGTGTCGACCGGCGGCTCGCACCGACCGTCGTCCCGTCGGCCTCGGCGACGACGGCCCGGACGTTGGTCGCACCGAGGTCGACGCCCGCATAGTAGACCATGCTGTCCTAGAGACGACCGCGGCCGTACTTAACTACCCAGATTATACTCGACAACGAGTAGCGATTTCGATACGTTGTGGTATCGATAGCGAGCGCCGCGGTTGCGTCTATCGGCGGCGACGACGGTGTGGCGGCGGTGATGGCGACGACGATAGCAATTCCCTCGGCGATCCGGCAACATATGTATGCCACTTCGTAACGTATGCCATCGTATGGCTACCGACGACACGTTCCCGGAATCAGCGGCCGAATCGGAGCCGAACCCCGCGCTGTCCGAGACGGAACTCGAGGCCCTTCACGAGGTCGAACTGGGGCTCGAGTGGGCCCAGCGCGCCCAGGGCTGTCTGCTCGAGTTCCACCACGCGACGGGCCACGGCATGGATCACCTCTCCCGGGCCGAGGAGTTGCTCAGGGCGGCCGGCCGCGACGACCTCGCGGGGGCGATTCGGGCTGACCTCCTTCCCCACGGCGTCGTCGACGAGGACCGGTGGTCATACGACGTCCTCGAGAACTTCCAGGAGAGCCTGCTGGCCGAGACGCGGTCGCTCGAGCGACGGATTCGACGGGAGTTGGCCGACGGGGAGCGCCACGTCCGCGAGCGCCGACAGGAGCGAGCGTGGAAGCGACGCGCTGATGAGCTGTGAGGAGACCGAAGAAAGCGGCGCGGTGGATCGGCGGTGAGTCCCGCGATGTGGGTCGCTACTCCATTACGTCGAGATCGCGGAAGTAGGTGACCGGGCAGGGGGCCTGCAGGATGATCTCCTGGGAGACGGAACCGAGAACGGCCTTTTCGGCGGGTGAACGTCGCCGACCGCCGACGACCATTCGATCCGCATCGACGTCGATCGCCATATCGACGACTTTGGAACTGACCTCGCCGAGTGCACCTTTGATTTCGTAGTCGACGCCGGCCTCCTCGAAGCGCTCGGCGAGTTCGGGAACCGGTGCGCGCCGGGCGGCGACCTCAT is a window encoding:
- a CDS encoding ROK family protein; protein product: MVYYAGVDLGATNVRAVVAEADGTTVGASRRSTPRGPTGIDVTEGVLRTLRDACGEADVDPKRIAAAGIGSIGPFDLAEGTVIDPANLPDSIDRIPLTGPIAKLIDSDDVYLHNDTTAGVIGERFHAASNPDDMVYITISSGIGAGVCSDGRITSGWDGNAGEVGHYVVDPRGRLTCGCGHDGHWEAYCSGNAIPDYARLLADDDPTISTDLPLEGPDFTAKDVFDLAGEDELADYVIEQLAHWNAIGVTNVVHAFAPIVVSVGGAVALHNEELVVDPIRERVAEMVMTNVPEIRLTELGDDVVVEGALASAMTEGTGDRRRLRR
- a CDS encoding LVIVD repeat-containing protein; translated protein: MKRRAVLQTSGVAGLSLSIPGVVGTVRGQATIEPLGRLPITGAAEAVVGDDGETAYVSATFGFATVDVSDPAEPTLLAVDRDIQLEGETMTEILDVSVDGDLLVVAGPANQRSSVAGFRCYDVSDPENPEPVGEHRTGYHVHNCYLEDESLYVVENGEERNRLVIFDVGGDDISQIGAWSLLDHEPGWRDVHWLARYIHDVYVQDGIAYLPCWNAGTYLLDVSEPTEPASISHVRDTTLEAERAIDDWRDAVYGLPGNDHYAAVNDGGDLMAVGREAWATGGAEPDRPGGIDLYDVSDSAAPVHRGSIDAPRADDESKPGGMWTTSHNFELRDGRLYSSWYRAGVKIHDVSDPAAPELLAEWRNTEETGFWTARVLEPGETFIASSTEGIPNTSLEGALYTFPTEPAPVGGADGNDPIPGFTGVAGLAGGAVALEWLRRRGNVQD
- a CDS encoding universal stress protein, producing the protein MAIDTVLLAVGPMDTVRAPELAETVLEIADPLGATVVIGHAFTKDEYEDVHDDLDLEARVEDVDPDEVAARRAPVPELAERFEEAGVDYEIKGALGEVSSKVVDMAIDVDADRMVVGGRRRSPAEKAVLGSVSQEIILQAPCPVTYFRDLDVME